The Meleagris gallopavo isolate NT-WF06-2002-E0010 breed Aviagen turkey brand Nicholas breeding stock unplaced genomic scaffold, Turkey_5.1 ChrUn_random_7180001954842, whole genome shotgun sequence sequence ACGGGCAGCCCGTATCCGAGCTCATCTCACAGCTGCTGCGGGCTGAGCCCTACCCTGCCGCCCGCTACGGCTCTCAGTACGCGCAGCAGGGCAGCGTGATGGGCATCGACAACATCTGCGAGTTGGCCGCCCGCCTGCTCTTCAGCACGGTGGAGTGGGCACGCAACATCCCCTTCTTCCCCGAGCTGCCCGTCTCAGACCAGGTGGCTTTGCTGCGGCTCAGTTGGAGCGAGCTCTTCGTGCTCAACGCGGCGCAGTCGGCGCTGCCGCTGCACATGGCCccgctgctggcagctgctggctTCCACGCCTCCCCCATGTCGGCCGACCGCGTTGTCTCCTTCATGGACCAGATCCGCATCTTCCAGGATCAGGTGGAGAAGCTCAACCGGCTGCAGGTGGACTCAGCTGAGTACAGCTGCCTCAAAGCCATCGCGCTCTTCACGCCGGGTAGGTCGGCACCGCGTCCACCCTGCACAGCTGACTGCATCCCATGGGGGTTTGGGTACCGTGAGCATCCTGTGTGCCTTACATCCACCCCACACAGCTGGGAGCTCTGCGTCCCATGGGGTTTGGGTACTGTGAGCATCCTGTGTGCCTTACATCCACCCCACACAGCTGGGAGCTCCGCATCCTGTTGGAGTCTGGGTACCGTGAGCATCCCTTGAGCTCTGCACAGACCCCTCACAGCTGGGAGCTCTGCATCCTATTGGGGTTTGGGTACTGTGAGCATTCTGTGTGCCTTACATCCACCCCACACAGCTGGGAGCTCTGCGTCCCATGGGGGTTTGGGTACTGTGAGCATCCTGTGTGCCTTACATCCACCCCACACAGCTGGGAGCTCTGCGTCCCATGGGGGTTTGGGTACCATGAGCATCCCTTGAGCCCTACATCCACCCCACACAGCTGGGAG is a genomic window containing:
- the LOC104917063 gene encoding nuclear receptor subfamily 2 group F member 6-like, translating into MHSYPTPLLYSPTAVQRGRIPPTHSSASPTAMPSGEYFNGQPVSELISQLLRAEPYPAARYGSQYAQQGSVMGIDNICELAARLLFSTVEWARNIPFFPELPVSDQVALLRLSWSELFVLNAAQSALPLHMAPLLAAAGFHASPMSADRVVSFMDQIRIFQDQVEKLNRLQVDSAEYSCLKAIALFTPDACGLSDPAHVEGLQEKAQVALTEYVRSQYPSQPQRFGRLLLRLPALRAVPAALISQLFFMRLVGKTPIETLIRDMLLSGSTFNWPYGTGQ